Within the Triplophysa dalaica isolate WHDGS20190420 chromosome 2, ASM1584641v1, whole genome shotgun sequence genome, the region tttctgtcaacagatcctccaatAAAttaaacactggacctttaataatAGGCAATACACAATGTATTTCATATTACATGTACATGCAGGCTGTACCTCAGGATATCTCAATTTCAGACATTTGTGCATCTCACGAAAACGACTGTATCTTCTAAACACCGTCCAGCTTTCTTCCAAAACTGTGATCTTAAAAAAGACAACAGAAAACAATTGTCAGACATCACAGATGGACTTTATGCTTCATTCACACATGCAGATATGTGGTAGGAACGCAGGCAAACCTTGATTTCAAACTCAAAGTGCTCATCTTTGCCCTGTCCACACAGGACGTAACGGGGAATGCTGATCTTCACTGGATTTTTGAGACAGTCTGGACTCGGATCCAGAGGTTTCGACACCTGCCGCTGTGAAAAGACAAGGATCTTCCAGTcagaaaatgtcatttcataAACTGGCAATGAAATAACAAGCAAACACACCATAAGACCATACCTTATATTTCAGTTTGCGTGGGTCGATTCGTTTTTTATCATTGTCCTAAAAGAATAAAACAGCATTAACTAGAGATAAAAAGATAACTTGAAAAATCAGAATTTACAATAGCTGCTATCAAAGGCTAGCAGGCACACTCTTGCTTGTGATTCTCCATTACAATGAAGTTGCAAAGACAGAAGGTTTCAGTGCAGCTAAGGGCTTCAGGGTAAAAAGCATCTACGCGAGAATTGACAGGTGGGCAGCATGCTACCAGAGCTAAACACCACAGAGGAAATATCCAATCTACTGAGATCAGAGATTGTGAGGGATATATGCAAATAATTAGGGCTGGAGCATGCAAATCAGGCGCTGATTGGCTGAGGCCTGTGCTTACCTCATCCGTCAATCTAACAGAGCTACCCTCACTATCCTGATCCTCGTCCTGAAGAGTTAAACAGCTTTGTTGTGAGTCTTGTTAAACGTTGTACAATATAGAATTATaatttaaaggtgaagtgtgtcgTTTCTGCAACACAAGCTGCACTAAATGATAAAACTATTGTAGAAATCTTTGTTTTAAGGTTTTTCAACACTTGAGAAATTCATAATTTTTGCAgccttaaaatgtaaacatttaagaCAATCTTCtaaaaaacaatgataaagAAGTTTGGAAGAATTACAGCCTAGTGGCTCACAGAAGAAAAGAGCCATATAGTTTTGGATTGACATAAtagtgagcaaatgatgacagaagtgtcatttttgggtgaactgtccctgtaTAAAGTTATTAATTGTGGGAGACACGTTCATTAAGTAACTTTCCATACCTGTAGTGAGTCTGATGACAATGAGAGAGTGTTGTTATTCTCTCTATTTAGCAGGTTTAGTTTCTGTAGCCTCCGCTGGACCTCTTCTTCAATAAGTGCGTTTACCCTGAGGTGGAAGAAGAGCAAATCCTGATATTTACCAAAACAGCAAACACTAGTacagaaaaaatgaatgtttggaTGTATGTACACTACCTCTCGTCACCTAGCGACAGTACTGCGGGAAGACTCGGTATGGGGCTGACGGGCGACTGGTTCACAGTTTTCTCTTCGCTGCTCACGCTTAGACTCCGCCCACTTGCTTCGCACTCGCTGATCCTCTGCTTTAGCTGTGCgatctctctctccatcctgAGAACAACCAGAAAACCAATAAGAGCATGGGAGAGAACTTCTGGATTTCTGGACTTCGcccaaatatattaaatgatattatatatatatatatatatatatatatatatatatatatatatatacatatatatatacatatacatacatatacatacatacatacatacatatatatacatacatacatatatacatacatacatacatacatacatacatacatacatacatacatacatacatatatatatatatatatatatatatatatatatatattagtggtgggccgttaacgccgttaacgcagtgagactcttatcgcgcgataaaaaaaaatgtcgccgttaatctattctcaaagttgggttgggagctgggcctatactacgcaagctatgatgactttcaccttgatattttagcgcggatgtataccagcttaactgcactgtacggggcgagaacgattATTTCAACTCGcatgattcgcgtcattcgcggaagcagaagccgcctcatcatctcataaccagggcttcattcgcgtccttagcgccgcctcatcatctcataaacAGGGCTTCATttgcgcgattcgcgcagcaagttggtctattggctctttgcattaacatataaatcactcgcgcttgacacgccattcgcgtttggtctgaacacaacataacgttactgtgaaattacaacatcaaacgtgacgtgctaacatggatgcagctatgaagccgccgggtttgcttcagggaatattaatttttaagaagcttgccaatggaaacatcgacaagactaaggttgtttgcaccttgtgcaatgcggaattggtttaaaaaaaacactttctctcaacaggtctagctttagttgaaaccagtaactttgcaTTGGCACccaatgtattatggctcctttatgacatatcgcttgttgctccctcactctttctaagtcgctttggataaaagcgtctgctaaatgactaaatgtaaatgtactgtaggagctcttccagtctcaagtaccacctaaacgcaaatcatcccttagctaatgcgaaagtaaacacaagtacatcttattgaacataatttaattttcatcaccaattatcatagtagaacagctttctcaagcagtttgtgatgcattttggaaacaggagatgagcccctggtctaatgcgccacctggcttgagatacccgttctcaaagacttacttttagtcattatttgggtagcacacatattctgaatgccttcggcagaattcaaatgagccattttaatctagattaatctagattacaacactgaagaaatgacactttgctacaatgtaaagtagtgagtgtacagcttgtataacagtgtaaattagCTGTCCCCTCGAAATAagtcaacacacagccattaatgtcttaACCGCTGGCAACAGtgcattttcacttaggggtgtactcacttttgttgccagcggtttaggcATCAATGGCTGTGTGTTAAGTTATTTTTAGGGGACAGTAAATTTACACTATTTACAACCGGGAATATGCCCCCGGAcaccagatggccagtccgcccctgttCCCAAGCAAATGtatctttatctttttttttttgctatttgTACTGAAAGAAACACCAGAAAGAAAATCAACACACCTCTCCTGGTCCAGGTCTTGTGTTCCTGACATCCTGAAAGTGCTTTGTCCCAGTGCAGACTGTGACCTCCTGCGGGGTCCTTCGGCTTCAGGTTCAAGGCTGAGGCTTCTGCGGTAGGCGGAGTGTCTTTTTTCCAGACGCGTGACTGCTTGCTCTAAAGCCTCCCGCTGCTGTTTCTCCTTCCACTCCAGGATCTCCTTCTCTTTCCGCCGAACCTTCTCTTCCTGACGGGCCACGTTCGCCGCAAACTCGTATGTCTGCTGCAACTGTTGCAACTGTTCATTGCTGGCACTGTGCTGAGACAAGCGCTCCTCCTTCTCTTCCAGCTCTTTCtctacctgcaatagagaaaaaAGAGGGAAGaagagaataaaatattttaggcaGTCCTTCATTGTGTGTTTAAGGTATAACGCACCTCAAAAACACAAATCTCTTTACCTGATACAGCATCTCATCTAGGTCCTTGTCCATTTCCTCTGGACTGGTGTCGGACAGAGGAGACCCTGTTCCTCTTCTCACCCTCTCTAGCAGCTCGATAGCTCTCTGGCGCTCCTCAGATACAGCAGGGAGATACTTCTCACGCAGAGAGATCAACTGTTTCTCTTTATGCTGCAACATGTGTTCAGCCTGCTGGACAAGAATCTCCTCCTGACTCAGAGACGAGACGTCCTGCAAGCCACGCTCCATCATATCATGGACCTGAAGGGACGAGACGAAAGAGACACATTAAAACCAGAGCAAACTGATTCATTACTTTGTGGTTACAAAATGACCTTGAAAACTGCgaatatgtaaatgatgaataagtaaaaaaacaatcaatactttgcaaaaaataaattagtTATAAACAGATTCATTTGTAAGTAGTGAAGTATtcataaaactaaactaaacaaaaactgATTCAATGTTTTCATAGATTCATTACTTTCAAAGCAAAgaattacattttggtaaatgtaTCATTTACACAAGGATTCTGCCAATAACGgaaacattattttgtaagaaaTAAATCAGCCAAAAAACAAGCATAAATAATGTATcagggcaattccgtgaaaatttCAACGTTACCACgaaaaaatagatttaaaacaatgttttttactaTGGTTACAGCAAAGATTTTCACATTCGGTGGTTCagatacccatgtgagatctctcttcaaatatgttaagcatttgttttattttcagtgcatgatttttcatagtcaggtaagtgcaattttcaggattgtcacatccataatgctacATATACCTCATAAGTGGACAcatgaaagttaaaataaagtaactatgTTATGTTCTATTAAGagtcatcccttctccattcattgggtattattgcttcaggattgtgcattttatttcacagaaatcctacaaagtttgttgtcTCCCAAAAACTGCTTCCTTTTTTAGTCACATCTATAACGTTTATTTCCcttctttaaaatagaaaatttgttcatagactgacatgtttttatgtttatactctatcaacaagggtttagtaaaatataaacagatggttcaatatattcgtAACTAATTTATTCTTTGAGCTTTTTTATCTCGGGTCAATAACGcgaaatgtcacgtccataacgttgGAATTGCCCATCAGTcacaactaaaataaaaaataaataatgagttTTTCTatgcttaataaataaataaaaaaaatctgttcccatattatgttaaaaaaagaagaaaaattaaaaaacggattCCTTTTTCAGGAAAGAAACtaaaataatcatcaaaataatGAAGCTGCTTTTTGTAgattcatatttacaaaacaatgaaTCTTTcaatacaaaaaattaaataaagtaaaaatgatttgttgttttccaagtttaaatcttttttaattaaattataagtAATGAATCAGTTTTTGCCTGACTcatttttaacagaacaatGAATATTTCAGGAATGGGACTCtattttatgaaattaatagcaaagtaaaaatgtcaaattcaggtttgattattttgtttaatctgTCAAAAAACTATTCGTTATTTTCTAACTTAAGAATCCATTTCTTCTAGTTCCAGTGTAAAGGCACTTCTACCTGTCTTTGTTTGTCCCTGTGCGTGTGGAGCAGCAGCCCGAGCGACGTCCGTTCGCTGTCCACCTCTCGCTCCAGCCTGTCCCTCTGCTCGACCAGCGACTCCTCCAACAAACTCAGCTCCTCCACCTGTGCCTGCTTGAACTGCTCGTATCGCTCCTGCGCTCTCCTACGCACCTCCTCCCCTCCTTCATCCTCTCCGTCGATATGCGCCTCCTTCGCACGGAGCAGCTCTTCCCTGAGCTCACCGAGCGTCCGTCTCTCCTCCTCCAGATGATGCACCTCGTCTGGCGTGAGCAGGGTGGCCGCCTCCTCACTGCGCTCCCTCAGCTGCTCCTCCAGACGACTGACCAGGCTCAACTGCTCCTTCTCTCGCTCCTCCAGACGTCTGGACATTCAGGACATTTGTTTTAGCAGTTTCAAGAAATAAGATCcacaataaattatattataaactgtCTCACCTGCGCTCGAGCTGGAGTTTGATAGCCtgctcctctctttctcttttgagGCGCTCCAGCTCACGAAAGAGCTCAGTCTGTTCTGCTCGGTCTCGTTGGGCCTGAGCTTTCTCTTCTCCCTTCCGCACCTCCTCCTCCAGCTGCTCATGCTCTAGCTGATGTCTTTTTTGTTTCTGCTCCTCCTGCTCTTTCTGGTCCCTGTGTCTTTCCTCCTGCATAAAACATATATTGGTTTAGCATTTTCAAATGCTTATAAATGCCAATCATAAAACTTGATCACTTCCTGATCACCAGTCTCACCTGGAATTTTTCTTTCTCAGCGATCAAGTCTCGGAGTCTGCTTTCGATATCCTGACTGCGTCTGTGCAGACTCTCCTCCTGCCTGCGTATGCGCAGCTGCACCTGCTGAGACTCCTTCCTCTGAGACTCCACATCCTGCTGCATGCGCTCAAGCTCCGCCTTCTCACTCTTCTGCTTCTCCTCCATCTCCTTTATCATCCGCCTACAGCACCAAAGAGTCAGAGGTGAGGATAGTGATTGGCCGGATTCAGCAGTGACATCATCCATGACAATAAAATGAGGTGTTCAATGCAGACTTCTTTCATTTGttagaaataatgttttgtgtgcATCAACAAATGTGCAAATACAAAGAGAAAATAGCCAAATAAGATAAAGAACCTTATTTTTGAAGATATTTCAGGATGTAACCTGTAACATATCTTGATTTAAAATTTGAGCTgcttaatgtaaaacaatgttcaACTCTTATAAGATAACTTTCATCTTCACCTGTTACTCTTTCTTTGATATGATTTGCATGAATTAATGGTTGTTGAATTTGTGGTTACATGACAAACCTTTTAGTTTCAAGTTTTTCCAGTTCCTCCCTTTGTTGTCTCTCAAACTCCAGtctgaaacacaacaacacaatcaGTTTCCACccttaaaaaacacattcacacacacaccacagcaaaCTCCTGTCAGTGCACGAGATGAAGGTCGGCATGAACTCCATCGCAGCTACAAGCACATGCTGCAGGTTACACAACATGAGACAAACAAGCAGTCAGATGAAGACACACGCTTAACTAAAGTGTTATGATCATGAGGCATGAGGGGACAAATCACTTCTCACAAGCATGGACGAGAAATGGAAAGACCAAACCTACAAACACGACGACTTATATTCAAATAAAGAGACGACAGTTTCAGACTAGTGGTGTGTTTATGTTCTACCTGAGAAAGATGGGTCCCTTTTCAGTGAAGAGACTGCCACAAACAAGTgcagaaagataaaaaaaacatcaccaaACTAATCCacattaagttttattttatattttggtaacccaagtGTTAGGATGTTATGACAGAGCTACATTCACTCCTGCAGTGGTAGGcctcaaattattttaaaatgatttgagaTGATGTTGAAGATTATTGCCTGCAACTGTAAATCGGCATTACGAGGGAACTGTCAGGGTCAAGCTTTGAGTTGATTTGACATGCATGATCCAGACGCACctgctttaaatgcaaaagcCAACATGCGCTATATTGTTTAAAAGGGATGCATcaatatagaaaatgaaaccaataataataatgactgtTAACGCATATAGTTTCTATTGCAATATTTTCAATCAAtaacttataaaaaaaacattttaattatttttattcgttaagaagaaactgtaaaaaacaagtGGCTATATTTTGATGGACTGTTGCAGTCAATATTCGTCGATTCCTCTTACAGCAAGCATTTTTTGGGGATAGGTTACAAATGTAACCCAAAAATATTCTTGCCAAAATCTGGCATGCTCAAAATGTCTGTTTTGAGTCTTTTTACTTCCATAGTTTTTTAACATACTAGTAAAGAGACATCAGAAAATGGAGAAGACAGGGAAACAGAAGTCAAGTGAGGACCACATGACTGGACTCGAACTCAGGTCACCCGGAACactatttttgttaaattttgatTGTGACCGATTAATAGAGTCTCCAACCATATTTGATCAACAATCTTTATTGTTCACTATTTTAAAAGGCACTCTTAAGCAGAAATAATGTGACATACATGCACTTTATCCTACATTTCTACTGGTCGATCTCAACAAAGTCACAAATACATACTGCATCCTTTGTTAATATTTAGTGTGTACTGGTGAGTGGGGGACTGGagtttgtattttaatgcaacatCCGGAGTACCAGCAATGGTGTCGGAGGGCATGGAGAGAGAGGAGGGTGGAAAGAGGAGGGAAGAGGAGGCTCCTGGTAAGGAAGATATGGAGGAGACTGAGGAAGAGGATTCGGGAGGAAGATATCACACGCTCTCAAACACACGTTTATTCGCACGCGTGGTGGGTGACTTACCCGGGGTTATACAACATGACTGTGGAGAGGTTTTCACAGGATTTGGAGAGATCACTCATAGATAAACTCAGACTTGTCAGGAGGCCACTCTGTTGAACAACAGCAATGTTACGTTAAATAATGTTATGTAAAtactgttatgtttgtttttggtgaaactcaaatacattttgaagagtTTTTATGCAGCTATCCAGCAAAGACAGAACAGATCGCTAATTCAATTATTTCGGGAACCAactgtaaaagttatttttacgGTTTATTTTTTGCATCTATTATATAACGTTTCAACAATGTtgcctaaaataaaataaaataaaagttctcTAATGGTTAATTTATGACCATCAAAATGTTCTCCAATGGTTATTTTTAGGCATTTTTAAGAACAATTTTGGGAATCACAAAATCTTGTCAAAATCTTGTTAATACAATCAGTTCACacaagcatttaaaataaagagtgtgtgagagacagaTCGAAATGTATTTGCTATTCACGATAAAAAATCgtttagataaaacatataacCCTACAGAACACGTGGACTGCTTTTAAGCTTAATTTTTGCTTTTGACAGTGTCTGATTCCACAGCCAGAGTGTCTATTAAAGAACGACTGTCATAAGAGTTTTGTACAACATGAATTTAGTAATCAAAATTTTACTCACCTTTCGTTTCTCTCGTAATTTTGCTGCCTCTTTGGGATGGTTGAATCTAAACATATTGGTTCTGCCGAGCAGAATAACAGctcctgaaaaaaacaatacaaaaagctacggtttaaaaaaaataaatgaaaacatcacCTCTACACtttcttttattaaagatttttttttgtaaaaataatgtaaaaaatatttgtaataagaACCTTGGTTTAGCTGGCAGGGCTCTGTGACCTGAACTCCGTTGACCGAACATTGAGCATCATTCAGAGGGATGAGAGTCACCCTACCAATCTGATTCTCTATCAAACAATGTTCACTTTCCAGACCCATACCATGAAGaactacacacacatagacacacacaaaatatcGAGTATTACTATCATCTAGTTTCCAGAAATACTTGTATGTACTGTGTGTAATTATGTTTTCATCATGAAagttattaaattgttattaagAAATACACTTATAAGTTGAGCTATGTGAACACAACTGTTTAGACAattcaatatattatatatcacATGTGACTAAATTGAACAGATGAACAGTAATGAAACGAATAATTCTGTCCACAAAAGCATATTTTACTCACTAATGTCCGGCTCATTGGTAGCATCATCACGACCAACATATGTCCTTCCCTcctgtaaacacacattcattcaatCATCACACACTTTGCTGCAAACACggattattacatttaatacgcactacaaacacacaatcgCATTCATAACAAACCCTTTACCTTCAAATGATACAGAATGATGCCGGTACTGAGTAGATCATCATCGATCCCAATGAGATGAGGCAGTTCTGAGTCTAAGATCACTCCGATTCCATCCTTCCTCAGAGCCAGAGTTTCTTCCTGCACAACACAACCATACATGAGAGTTTGCAGATGCATGAACACAAAGCAGTACAGATGGCCTTCATCACTGCCACAAACCTTGAGGATGTTCTGAGTTTCATTCCATTTGTTCGTCCATTCCTTGGTCAGCTCTAAAACCTGTCACAGACAGGtataaaaacatgtgaattGAATTAAGTGTGTTACTTTTATACACTCAAACAGACAGTCCAGTCTTGAATTTCATTAAGATTTAAAAACCGCTTTGTGATTGCAGAGATGCTAGGATACAGAGGAGATTATATCGGTTGCTATGGAAACGAGGCTTTAAAAGGGTGTAGGTTACCCTGGCTTCATTATGATGTAGTTCTTCCTCCATACTTAACGCTGTGGGGGAATCCAGAAGTGcaatctaaaaaaacaaaaacacacacacactaaaagaaGAGTACATTAGAATGACGCAGTTCTTAACCCCTTTACGAAAATAGGATCAAGTTCAGACCTGAGTTCCCTGTGTGAGCAGAGCTTTAAGTCGAGCGATCTCAGCCCGGAGTTCTCGGATGAGTCTAACATTAGACTCTTCATTAATCGTAGGTTTGTTGATGATGTTTTTGGCTCGGTTGGCGTAGCGTAATGTGCTCAGCGTCTCGCCGTAGTTCACATCTGCGGGTGAAATGGctgaaaaacaaatggtttTTACAATGAAAACTATTCATGCAGTGCGTCGCTCAAAGTAGATGcgtttgaaaatatgtttaattctTCTCTCACTTGCGATCATGATGGTTTTGGAGTTTCCGCCCAGACTGTCTTTCAGGAGCCAGGTGAGCACCGAATCTCTGTATGGAACAAACACTTGCTTCTTCTTCAGATGACTGTTTAATCCTTCCTGTGACAGATCagctacaaacacaaaacaataacacatcTAATATCtttac harbors:
- the kif16ba gene encoding kinesin-like protein KIF16B isoform X2, which translates into the protein MASVRVAVRVRPMNRREKDLSAKCIIEMEGNKTSITNVKIPDGVTGDSVRERMKTFTYDFSYDSSDGKSASFVSQDKVFKDLGTDVLKSAFEGYNACIFAYGQTGSGKSHTMMGIPGDVGLIPRICEGLFSRISGMTRRDEASFRTEVSYLEIYNERVRDLLRRKMAKTYNLRVREHPKEGPYVEDLSKHLVQNFSDVEELMEAGNINRTTACTGMNDASSRSHAIFTINFTQAKFDAEMPSETVSKIHLVDLAGSERADATGATGVRLKEGGNINKSLVTLGNVISALADLSQEGLNSHLKKKQVFVPYRDSVLTWLLKDSLGGNSKTIMIATISPADVNYGETLSTLRYANRAKNIINKPTINEESNVRLIRELRAEIARLKALLTQGTQIALLDSPTALSMEEELHHNEARVLELTKEWTNKWNETQNILKEETLALRKDGIGVILDSELPHLIGIDDDLLSTGIILYHLKEGRTYVGRDDATNEPDIILHGMGLESEHCLIENQIGRVTLIPLNDAQCSVNGVQVTEPCQLNQGAVILLGRTNMFRFNHPKEAAKLREKRKSGLLTSLSLSMSDLSKSCENLSTVMLYNPGLEFERQQREELEKLETKRRMIKEMEEKQKSEKAELERMQQDVESQRKESQQVQLRIRRQEESLHRRSQDIESRLRDLIAEKEKFQEERHRDQKEQEEQKQKRHQLEHEQLEEEVRKGEEKAQAQRDRAEQTELFRELERLKREREEQAIKLQLERRRLEEREKEQLSLVSRLEEQLRERSEEAATLLTPDEVHHLEEERRTLGELREELLRAKEAHIDGEDEGGEEVRRRAQERYEQFKQAQVEELSLLEESLVEQRDRLEREVDSERTSLGLLLHTHRDKQRQVHDMMERGLQDVSSLSQEEILVQQAEHMLQHKEKQLISLREKYLPAVSEERQRAIELLERVRRGTGSPLSDTSPEEMDKDLDEMLYQVEKELEEKEERLSQHSASNEQLQQLQQTYEFAANVARQEEKVRRKEKEILEWKEKQQREALEQAVTRLEKRHSAYRRSLSLEPEAEGPRRRSQSALGQSTFRMSGTQDLDQERMEREIAQLKQRISECEASGRSLSVSSEEKTVNQSPVSPIPSLPAVLSLGDERVNALIEEEVQRRLQKLNLLNRENNNTLSLSSDSLQDEDQDSEGSSVRLTDEDNDKKRIDPRKLKYKRQVSKPLDPSPDCLKNPVKISIPRYVLCGQGKDEHFEFEIKITVLEESWTVFRRYSRFREMHKCLKLRYPELAALDFPPKKIFGNRDERMVAERRNQLEQYLRNFFHVMMSPSSSSPLRTEESGLQLSKHAVCSISHFFKKGVFDYSSHGTG
- the kif16ba gene encoding kinesin-like protein KIF16B isoform X4; protein product: MASVRVAVRVRPMNRREKDLSAKCIIEMEGNKTSITNVKIPDGVTGDSVRERMKTFTYDFSYDSSDGKSASFVSQDKVFKDLGTDVLKSAFEGYNACIFAYGQTGSGKSHTMMGIPGDVGLIPRICEGLFSRISGMTRRDEASFRTEVSYLEIYNERVRDLLRRKMAKTYNLRVREHPKEGPYVEDLSKHLVQNFSDVEELMEAGNINRTTACTGMNDASSRSHAIFTINFTQAKFDAEMPSETVSKIHLVDLAGSERADATGATGVRLKEGGNINKSLVTLGNVISALADLSQEGLNSHLKKKQVFVPYRDSVLTWLLKDSLGGNSKTIMIATISPADVNYGETLSTLRYANRAKNIINKPTINEESNVRLIRELRAEIARLKALLTQGTQIALLDSPTALSMEEELHHNEARVLELTKEWTNKWNETQNILKEETLALRKDGIGVILDSELPHLIGIDDDLLSTGIILYHLKEGRTYVGRDDATNEPDIILHGMGLESEHCLIENQIGRVTLIPLNDAQCSVNGVQVTEPCQLNQGAVILLGRTNMFRFNHPKEAAKLREKRKSGLLTSLSLSMSDLSKSCENLSTVMLYNPGLEFERQQREELEKLETKRRMIKEMEEKQKSEKAELERMQQDVESQRKESQQVQLRIRRQEESLHRRSQDIESRLRDLIAEKEKFQEERHRDQKEQEEQKQKRHQLEHEQLEEEVRKGEEKAQAQRDRAEQTELFRELERLKREREEQAIKLQLERRRLEEREKEQLSLVSRLEEQLRERSEEAATLLTPDEVHHLEEERRTLGELREELLRAKEAHIDGEDEGGEEVRRRAQERYEQFKQAQVEELSLLEESLVEQRDRLEREVDSERTSLGLLLHTHRDKQRQVHDMMERGLQDVSSLSQEEILVQQAEHMLQHKEKQLISLREKYLPAVSEERQRAIELLERVRRGTGSPLSDTSPEEMDKDLDEMLYQVEKELEEKEERLSQHSASNEQLQQLQQTYEFAANVARQEEKVRRKEKEILEWKEKQQREALEQAVTRLEKRHSAYRRSLSLEPEAEGPRRRSQSALGQSTFRMSGTQDLDQERMEREIAQLKQRISECEASGRSLSVSSEEKTVNQSPVSPIPSLPAVLSLGDERVNALIEEEVQRRLQKLNLLNRENNNTLSLSSDSLQDNDKKRIDPRKLKYKRQVSKPLDPSPDCLKNPVKISIPRYVLCGQGKDEHFEFEIKITVLEESWTVFRRYSRFREMHKCLKLRYPELAALDFPPKKIFGNRDERMVAERRNQLEQYLRNFFHVMMSPSSSSPLRTEESGLQLSKHAVCSISHFFKKGVFDYSSHGTG
- the kif16ba gene encoding kinesin-like protein KIF16B isoform X3; amino-acid sequence: MASVRVAVRVRPMNRREKDLSAKCIIEMEGNKTSITNVKIPDGVTGDSVRERMKTFTYDFSYDSSDGKSASFVSQDKVFKDLGTDVLKSAFEGYNACIFAYGQTGSGKSHTMMGIPGDVGLIPRICEGLFSRISGMTRRDEASFRTEVSYLEIYNERVRDLLRRKMAKTYNLRVREHPKEGPYVEDLSKHLVQNFSDVEELMEAGNINRTTACTGMNDASSRSHAIFTINFTQAKFDAEMPSETVSKIHLVDLAGSERADATGATGVRLKEGGNINKSLVTLGNVISALADLSQEGLNSHLKKKQVFVPYRDSVLTWLLKDSLGGNSKTIMIATISPADVNYGETLSTLRYANRAKNIINKPTINEESNVRLIRELRAEIARLKALLTQGTQIALLDSPTALSMEEELHHNEARVLELTKEWTNKWNETQNILKEETLALRKDGIGVILDSELPHLIGIDDDLLSTGIILYHLKEGRTYVGRDDATNEPDIILHGMGLESEHCLIENQIGRVTLIPLNDAQCSVNGVQVTEPCQLNQGAVILLGRTNMFRFNHPKEAAKLREKRKSGLLTSLSLSMSDLSKSCENLSTVMLYNPGLFTEKGPIFLRLEFERQQREELEKLETKRRMIKEMEEKQKSEKAELERMQQDVESQRKESQQVQLRIRRQEESLHRRSQDIESRLRDLIAEKEKFQEERHRDQKEQEEQKQKRHQLEHEQLEEEVRKGEEKAQAQRDRAEQTELFRELERLKREREEQAIKLQLERRRLEEREKEQLSLVSRLEEQLRERSEEAATLLTPDEVHHLEEERRTLGELREELLRAKEAHIDGEDEGGEEVRRRAQERYEQFKQAQVEELSLLEESLVEQRDRLEREVDSERTSLGLLLHTHRDKQRQVHDMMERGLQDVSSLSQEEILVQQAEHMLQHKEKQLISLREKYLPAVSEERQRAIELLERVRRGTGSPLSDTSPEEMDKDLDEMLYQVEKELEEKEERLSQHSASNEQLQQLQQTYEFAANVARQEEKVRRKEKEILEWKEKQQREALEQAVTRLEKRHSAYRRSLSLEPEAEGPRRRSQSALGQSTFRMSGTQDLDQERMEREIAQLKQRISECEASGRSLSVSSEEKTVNQSPVSPIPSLPAVLSLGDERVNALIEEEVQRRLQKLNLLNRENNNTLSLSSDSLQDNDKKRIDPRKLKYKRQVSKPLDPSPDCLKNPVKISIPRYVLCGQGKDEHFEFEIKITVLEESWTVFRRYSRFREMHKCLKLRYPELAALDFPPKKIFGNRDERMVAERRNQLEQYLRNFFHVMMSPSSSSPLRTEESGLQLSKHAVCSISHFFKKGVFDYSSHGTG